The Flaviramulus sp. BrNp1-15 genome includes the window GTGTAGCTGGAGAGAAGTCTTTGGTTTCTGGAGTTTGCAAGATCATGCAGTATAGAAACTAGTTCTAGAAAATAGTCCATACCATCTAGCTTTGAAACTTGAGCAAGACGTTCGTATAATTCAGAACTTATTTTTTTAGAAAATAAAATCCCATGTATAGATCGGTCAAACATATCTTTAATAGGTTTCATTATCTTTCTAGAAAGCAATTCATTATTAAATAAATGTTCATCAAACTGGATAGTAATTTCTCTCATCTCTTGCCCTTTATTATTGTTGTTCAACCAACCATGATGTAAGTTGGGACCAACCAAAACGAGTTCTATGTCATCTATCTCTTCAATACTGTCGCCAATGACTCTATTAACCCCTTTGCCATTATGGATAAAATTAAGCTCGTATTCTGGATGAAAATGAACTGGAAAGTCAAATTCTTCTTTAACTCTATCAAAAACCAAAAAGCTATCTTCAGGAGATAAAGGAGTTATTTCTCTATGTACTTTGTTTAATATACTCATTTTTGTTGCAATTATAGTTTATAATAATGATAAAATAATATCATAGTTATAATTTGTATAATTATTAATTTTGAATTTAATAAAATTGAGACCGCTAAATTATATATTTTGTATTTTAAATGGTATAAAATTACCAAAAAACTACGATTGAATGCAAGAACACCATAAATTTTTAAATTTTAAAAAGTATGTAACCACTATATTAATAGTGCTTATTTTTACTTCGCTTAACTCTTGTAAGCCTTTTTATAATTCAGTTTACGAAAAACCTCAATTGGTTGATAGTAAACCGTCAAAACAATTGAAAAAGCTACACAAAAAATTATTTTACATTTCCAAGAACGGTTTCGCTATAGGGCATCAAGATGCTACCTCTTATGGAATTGGATGGAAAGAAGTAGACTATCCAAATACTATAAAAAGTGATGTGAATGATATAGTTGGAGATTTTCCTGCGGTTTATGGTTTTGATATAGGAAGAATTGAACATGGTCATAATAAAAATTTAGATGGTGTACCTTTTGAAACTATGCGTAAACTAATGATTGATGCATATAAGAAAGGTGGGGTTATTACCGTGAGTTGGCATGCAGACAATCCTACAACTGGAGGAGATTCTTGGGATAAAACACCTGCAGTTAAGGACATTATTGAAAATGGAAAACATAGAGAGAAATATATACTTTGGCTAGACCGAGTTGCCACTTTTTTAAAATCTGTAAAATATAAAGGCAAGAAAGTGCCAATCATCTTCAGACCTTTTCATGAAATGAATGGAGCTTGGTTTTGGTGGGGTGATCCAAATTGTACAGCTTCAGAATATGTTCAATTGTGGCAAGAAACCGTTAATTATTTAAAAAATAAGCATAAATTACACAGCTTAATTTATGCTTATTCGCCAAATAAGTTAAATCCTAATGATGATTACATGAAGTATTATCCTGGTGACAATTATGTTGATTTTTTTGGAATTGATATTTACGATTTTAATAACTCTGAAGATTATAAAACATCTGTTGTAAACGATTTAAAAATTGTTAGAAGTATAGCAACATCAAAAAATAAATTATACGCTTTTACAGAAACTGGTTTAGAGGCAATTCCAAACAATAAATGGTTTACAGATGTTGTATATCCAAGTATTGAAAATACAGGAATAGCGTATATTTTATTTTGGAGAAATTACACAAAAAAACATCATTATATGCCATATAAAACACATGTAAGTGAAGATGACTTCAAAAAGTTTGAAAAATTCCCAAAAACACTTTTCCTAAAAGATATTAATAGTATTACAGACTAACTTAAACCAACTTATGAATTTATTACATACCGTAGATATTTTAATAATTGCACTTTATTTAATTACCATAATAGTAATAGGTTTGGTGCTCAGAAAAAAAGCACAACGAAGTAAAGACGATTATTTATTGGGGGGTAAGTCTATTCCTTGGTATATGTTGGGGCTTTCAAATGCCTCTGGAATGTTTGATATTTCTGGAACCATATGGTTGGTTACATTAATGTTTGTTTATGGTATTAAAAGTGCTTGGATACCTTGGCTATGGCCAGTATTTAATCAAATCTTCTTAATGGTTTACTTATCAAAATGGTTGAGACGATCTAACGCTACAACCGGTGCAGAGTGGATAGGTACACGATTTGGATTTGGAAAAGGGGCGAAGCTATCACATATAATTGTTGTTGTTTTTGCTTTAGTGGTGTGCTTAGGTTATTTAGCTTACGGCTTTATAGGTTTAGGGAAGTTCGTAGAAATATTCATGCCTTGGGAGTTTGTTAGTAATTATATTCCTTTCGATATACCCTTAGAATATGTTCCTCATTTTTATGGAACAATCTTTACGCTATTTGCTGTGTTTTATTCATTACTGGGAGGAATGTCTGGTATTGTTTGGGCAGATGTTGTACAGTTTACAATCATGACAATTGCTGCATTAGTAATTGGTTATTTAGGTTGGCAAGCAGTTGGTGCTTCAAATTTAAATGTACCTGATGGATGGATGAATCCGTTTATAGGTGAGTTAAGCATGGACTGGACTGAAATTATTCCAGAAGTTAATCAAAAAATTAAAGATGATGGGTTTGGTATTTTCAGCATATTCTTATTTATGATGCTGTTTAAAGGTGTATTAGTAAGTGTTGCAGGTCCTGCGCCAACTTACGATATGCAAAAAATACTCTCAACTAAATCACCGGCAGAAGCTTCTAAAATGAGTGGTTTTGTTTCGGTTATTTTAATGCCAATTCGTTATTTAATGATTGCAGGTTTCGCTGCATTGGCATTAATTTATTATGAGAAATTGGATTTATTAAATGCAGCTGGAAATATAGATTTTGAATTGATACTTCCAACAGCTATAAAAACTTTTGTACCCGTTGGTTTATTAGGATTGCTTTTAGCAGGATTAATTGCTGCGTTTATGTCAACTTTTGCAGGAACATTAAATGCTGCACAAGCGTATTTGGTAAACGATATTTATTTAAAATATGTTAAACCAGATGCAAAAACCAATCAGGTTAAAAACATGAATTACCTAACAGGACTAGTTGTAGTTATAATAAGTATAGTTCTTGGCTTTTTTGCAGAAGATGTTAATTCGGTTTTAAATATTATAGTATCAGTGCTTTATGGTAGTTATGTGGGGGCTAATATTTTAAAATGGCACTGGTGGCGTTTTAATGGTGAAGGTTTTTTCTGGGGTATGGTTGCTGGTTTAATAGCAGCTTATTTTGCACCAATGTTATTTCCAGATACGAACGAACTCTATTTATTCCCAATATTATTAGTGGTTTCATTAATAGGAAGTATTGTAGGTACATATTCTGCTCCACCAACAGAAGAAGCTGTTCTAAAAACATTTTATAAAAATGTAAGACCATGGGGCTTTTGGAAACCAATAAATGACAAATTAGTTGCTGAAGACCCTAACTTCAAAAAGAATAAAGATTTTGGTAGAGATATGTTTAATGTGGTTGTGGGTATTGTTGCCCAAACGGTGTTAGTAATTCTACCAATGTACATAATATTCAGACAAAGTATGCCAATATATATATCACTTGCTATCTTGGTAGTTAGTGTGCTATTGTTGAAAAAATACTGGTGGAATAAATTAGAAGAGAAATTAGATTAACCAAAAATTAAAAATAAATTGTACAAAGTAGTTTCACATATAGATAAGGTAAAGGAACAGTATTCCAAATTAATTAATAAAAGGAATAAACCAGTTTCTAAAACTAATGGTGTTTTTAAAAGATTTAAAAACCCTGTTGTAACTTCAGAACATATTCCTATTCATTGGAGATATGATTTAAATCCTCAAACAAATCCTAATGCTCTAGAACGTATTGGCTTTAATGCAGCGTTTAATGCAGGTGCGATGAAGTGGAATGACGCCTACCTTATATGTGTTCGCGTTGAAGGTAATGATAGAAAATCATTCTTTGCTATAGCAGAAAGCCCTAATGGTATTGATGGTTTTGAGTTTTGGGACAAACCATGTGTAATACCTCAAATTAAAGGTAACCCAGACACCAATGCATACGATATGCGTCTTATAAATCATGAAGATGGTTGGATTTATGGTGTTTTTTGTACCGAGCGAAAAGATCCAAATGTACCTGTGGAAGATACAAGTAGTGCCATTGCAAATGCAGGCATTGTAAGAACAAAAGACTTAATTAATTGGGAACGCTTGCCAGATTTAATTTCAAACTCTGGTCAACAACGCAATGTGGTACTTCATCCAGAATTTGTAAATGGTAAGTATGCTGTTTATACAAGACCTCAAGATGGATTTATAAGTGTAGGCTCTGGCGGCGGTATTGGATTAGGCTACATAGATGATATGGAAAACCCAATTGTAAAAGATGAAAAAATCATATTTGGTAAAACCTACCATACTATATATGAACTTAAAAATGGTTTAGGTCCAGCACCAATAAAAACCGAAAAAGGTTGGTTGCATCTTGCACATGGAGTAAGAAATACAGCAGCAGGATTGCGTTATACACTTTATATGTTTATGACAGATTTAAATGATATCTCAAAAGTAACATATAAACCAGGAGGCCATTTTATGGCGCCTGAAAATGATGAACGGGTAGGAGATGTGTCAAATGTGTTATTCTCTAACGGCTGGATAGCAAATTGTGATGGAAAAGTTTATATCTATTATGCCTCATCAGATACCAGAATGCATGTTGCAACATCAACTATTGAAAAATTAGTTGATTATTGCATGAATACTCCAGAAGATAAATACACTTCTGCAGGTTCTGTTGAAACAATTATAAATCTTATTGATAAAAACAAAGGGCTTTATTAATGACTGATGCTTATACTGAACTTAAATCAGAACTTAATTCTGAATTAAAAAACATATTAAGCTATTGGGTTAAAAATACTTTAGATGATGAGTATGGGGGTTTTGTTGGTAAAATAAATCATTACAACAAAATTATACCAAAAGCATCAAAAGGTATAATTCTAAACACTCGTATTCTTTGGTCGTTTTCAGCAGCGTCAAATTATTTGAAAACTAATGAATATGAATTGATTTGTGAAAGAGCTTTTAATTATTTGAAAGATAATTTTAAAGACAACAAATATAAAGGTGTTTATTGGGAGCTAGATTACAAAGGAAACCCTTTAAATATACGTAAACAAGTTTATGCACAAGCTTTCACTATTTATGCATTGTCTGAATATTACATGTTCACTAAAAATGAGGAGGCAAAAAATTGGGCAATAGAAATTTTTGAACTGTTAGAAAAATACGCCAAAGACGAACTTAATCTTGGCTACTTCGAAGCATTTAATGAAGATTGGTCGCCTATTGAAGACATGCGCTTAAGTGATAAAGATATGAATGCCTCTAAAACCATGAATACACATCTTCATGTTTTAGAAGCCTATACATCACTGTTGCTGATTTATGATAGTGAAAACTTAAAAAAATCGCTTAAACAATTAGTAGAATTGTTTTTTGATAATTTTTTAAATGATAAAAACCATTATGAATTATTTTTTAATGATGAGTGGCAGTTGTTAAGTAACACAGTGTCTTATGGTCATGATATTGAAGCGGCATGGTTAATTATTGATGCTGCAAAACTACTTAATGATGAAGTATTGTTAAATAAAGCAAACACTTTAGCGGTTGTAGTTGCTGATACTTTTTTAAATGAAGCCATAGATAAAGATGGAGCAGTATTAAATGAAAAAAATATAACAACAAATCATGTTGATACTGATAGACATTGGTGGCCACAAGTTGAAGCATTAATAGGTTTAAATTATGTATTTAAGTTAAGTCCAGATCAAGATTATTTAGAGACTTCAATAAAAATATGGGAATACACAAAAAAGCATTTGATAGATTACAAAAATGGAGAATGGTTTTTTAGAGTATCAAAAAAAGGAAAAGTATATAAAGAAGAAGACAAAGTAAGTATGTGGAAAGCACCATATCACACATCACGAGCTTGTATTAAATTAAATATTTAGACTATGAAAAATTTAAAAAAAATATTAAGTGTTTTATGTATTGCTGTAACTATTTATAGCTGTTCAAAAGATTCACCAGAAGATCCAGTTGATCAAGAACCATCAAAAAGTAACGTTAGTATTTCAACTTCAACAAATATAGTTACAGAACCTTCAGCAAATGGTTCGTTTTTAGTTACACTAAGTAAAGCAGTAAATGCATCAACAAAAGTTAATTATACTATAACAGGAACAGCAACTAATAGTGAAGATTATGAAACATT containing:
- a CDS encoding sodium:solute symporter family protein, which codes for MNLLHTVDILIIALYLITIIVIGLVLRKKAQRSKDDYLLGGKSIPWYMLGLSNASGMFDISGTIWLVTLMFVYGIKSAWIPWLWPVFNQIFLMVYLSKWLRRSNATTGAEWIGTRFGFGKGAKLSHIIVVVFALVVCLGYLAYGFIGLGKFVEIFMPWEFVSNYIPFDIPLEYVPHFYGTIFTLFAVFYSLLGGMSGIVWADVVQFTIMTIAALVIGYLGWQAVGASNLNVPDGWMNPFIGELSMDWTEIIPEVNQKIKDDGFGIFSIFLFMMLFKGVLVSVAGPAPTYDMQKILSTKSPAEASKMSGFVSVILMPIRYLMIAGFAALALIYYEKLDLLNAAGNIDFELILPTAIKTFVPVGLLGLLLAGLIAAFMSTFAGTLNAAQAYLVNDIYLKYVKPDAKTNQVKNMNYLTGLVVVIISIVLGFFAEDVNSVLNIIVSVLYGSYVGANILKWHWWRFNGEGFFWGMVAGLIAAYFAPMLFPDTNELYLFPILLVVSLIGSIVGTYSAPPTEEAVLKTFYKNVRPWGFWKPINDKLVAEDPNFKKNKDFGRDMFNVVVGIVAQTVLVILPMYIIFRQSMPIYISLAILVVSVLLLKKYWWNKLEEKLD
- a CDS encoding AraC family transcriptional regulator translates to MSILNKVHREITPLSPEDSFLVFDRVKEEFDFPVHFHPEYELNFIHNGKGVNRVIGDSIEEIDDIELVLVGPNLHHGWLNNNNKGQEMREITIQFDEHLFNNELLSRKIMKPIKDMFDRSIHGILFSKKISSELYERLAQVSKLDGMDYFLELVSILHDLANSRNQRLLSSYTINRDSFENSDKIKKIYEYVQENYDKKITLAEASDLVNMSQVSFNRFMKKRTGKTFVDYVNDVRIGHAAIRLIEKDITISEIAFNCGFNNIANFNRVFKKSKKCTPSQYKNDFSGIKRIL
- a CDS encoding AGE family epimerase/isomerase, giving the protein MTDAYTELKSELNSELKNILSYWVKNTLDDEYGGFVGKINHYNKIIPKASKGIILNTRILWSFSAASNYLKTNEYELICERAFNYLKDNFKDNKYKGVYWELDYKGNPLNIRKQVYAQAFTIYALSEYYMFTKNEEAKNWAIEIFELLEKYAKDELNLGYFEAFNEDWSPIEDMRLSDKDMNASKTMNTHLHVLEAYTSLLLIYDSENLKKSLKQLVELFFDNFLNDKNHYELFFNDEWQLLSNTVSYGHDIEAAWLIIDAAKLLNDEVLLNKANTLAVVVADTFLNEAIDKDGAVLNEKNITTNHVDTDRHWWPQVEALIGLNYVFKLSPDQDYLETSIKIWEYTKKHLIDYKNGEWFFRVSKKGKVYKEEDKVSMWKAPYHTSRACIKLNI
- a CDS encoding glycosidase produces the protein MNKRNKPVSKTNGVFKRFKNPVVTSEHIPIHWRYDLNPQTNPNALERIGFNAAFNAGAMKWNDAYLICVRVEGNDRKSFFAIAESPNGIDGFEFWDKPCVIPQIKGNPDTNAYDMRLINHEDGWIYGVFCTERKDPNVPVEDTSSAIANAGIVRTKDLINWERLPDLISNSGQQRNVVLHPEFVNGKYAVYTRPQDGFISVGSGGGIGLGYIDDMENPIVKDEKIIFGKTYHTIYELKNGLGPAPIKTEKGWLHLAHGVRNTAAGLRYTLYMFMTDLNDISKVTYKPGGHFMAPENDERVGDVSNVLFSNGWIANCDGKVYIYYASSDTRMHVATSTIEKLVDYCMNTPEDKYTSAGSVETIINLIDKNKGLY
- a CDS encoding glycoside hydrolase family 26 protein; this encodes MKKLHKKLFYISKNGFAIGHQDATSYGIGWKEVDYPNTIKSDVNDIVGDFPAVYGFDIGRIEHGHNKNLDGVPFETMRKLMIDAYKKGGVITVSWHADNPTTGGDSWDKTPAVKDIIENGKHREKYILWLDRVATFLKSVKYKGKKVPIIFRPFHEMNGAWFWWGDPNCTASEYVQLWQETVNYLKNKHKLHSLIYAYSPNKLNPNDDYMKYYPGDNYVDFFGIDIYDFNNSEDYKTSVVNDLKIVRSIATSKNKLYAFTETGLEAIPNNKWFTDVVYPSIENTGIAYILFWRNYTKKHHYMPYKTHVSEDDFKKFEKFPKTLFLKDINSITD